The following proteins are encoded in a genomic region of Ostrea edulis chromosome 7, xbOstEdul1.1, whole genome shotgun sequence:
- the LOC125653961 gene encoding uncharacterized protein LOC125653961 isoform X2 translates to MEKLLFIYLSMVLIYTNAASTTTSTSSMNDSQSTTAASATSSKYTESPMVDSSTISSTPETHSSTVNTETNSTDRSTAAIVSSTTAAIVSSTTSDVDGTSTEMITNYFPTTGRTTSSILSTASSSSTTPQVTLTTTGTSTTAGPTTTTTGTTSTTGPSTSSGTSSTTKTTTTAGPTTTTTGTTSTTGPSTSSGTSSTTKTTTTARTTTTTRPTSTTGTTSTTGPNTSSATTTNPLQRQINYLNGKLSDLETERSDLMIAVVVLGAILCLFFLVLVVVYIRKRRKTSKSPFDMFQIDHMEMARDPVVKQGPIFRPSVASLGDNQQDDSVPLETFSRAEENKQRLSMLQTIKEGINSPAQYTSLTEFPIMENKESSINNTETSKIDGEDTENKNSETSIENKNGATAGGGTDVVVNSGDVSLPLQQGEPPTNTPEDVENIPPPPPHLQESTSMAPNHTESNGQISNVSNGKGGNDTLQQNDSQTDSEKSPCTQ, encoded by the exons ATGGAAAAATTGCTATTTATATACCTAAGCATGGTACTTATATATACAAATGCTGCGTCTACAACGACATCCACTTCTTCAATGAATGACTCTCAAAGTACTACAGCGGCATCAGCAACATCGTCCAAATATACAGAAAGTCCAATGGTAGATTCTAGCACAATTTCCTCGACCCCGGAAACACATTCTTCTACAGTCAATACTGAGACAAACAGCACTGACAGGTCAACTGCAGCCATTGTTTCCTCTACAACTGCAGCCATTGTTTCCTCTACGACTTCAGATGTCGATGGCACCAGTACAGAAATGATAACCAACTATTTTCCAACTACTGGAAGAACAACTTCCTCCATTCTCTCCACCGCTTCATCTTCCTCTACTACTCCACAAG TGACACTCACCACGACAGGGACAAGTACCACTGCAGGGCCAACCACCACCACGACAGGGACAACCTCCACGACAGGACCAAGCACCTCATCAGGGACAAGCTCTACCACAAAGACAACCACCACTGCAGGGCCAACCACCACCACGACAGGGACAACCTCCACGACAGGACCAAGCACCTCATCAGGGACAAGCTCTACCACAAAGACAACCACCACTGCAAGGACAACCACCACAACAAGACCAACCTCCACGACAGGGACAACCTCCACGACTGGACCAAACACCTCATCAGCGACAACTACCAATCCATTACAAAGACAAATCAACTATCTAAATGGCAAACTTTCTG atctGGAGACGGAGAGATCTGATCTGATGATTGCTGTGGTTGTTTTGGGAGCCATTTTATGTCTCTTCTTCCTCGTTCTTGTTGTGGTATACATTAGAAAACG AAGGAAAACATCGAAATCACCGTTTGATATGTTTCAGATAGATCATATGGAAATG gCAAGAGATCCAGTTGTAAAGCAAGGCCCTATTTTCCGACCAAGCGTCGCATCATTGGGGGACAATCAACAGGATGACTCAGTGCCCTTAGAGACCTTCTCCCGTGCAGAGGAAAACAAGCAACGTCTGAGTATGTTACAAACGATCAAAGAGGGTATCAACTCTCCAGCCCAATATACCAGTCTTACTGAATTTCCAATAATGGAAAATAAGGAAAGCAGTATAAACAATACAGAGACCTCGAAAATCGACGGAGAAGACACAGAGAATAAAAATTCAGAAACATCGATAGAGAACAAGAATGGAGCAACAGCGGGAGGGGGTACTGACGTTGTAGTGAATTCCGGTGATGTCTCCTTACCTTTACAGCAGGGTGAACCTCCTACAAATACACCAGAAGATGTGGAAAACATTCCCCCTCCACCACCCCACCTACAGGAATCCACAAGCATGGCTCCAAATCATACTGAAAGCAATGGTCAGATAAGCAATGTATCAAATGGCAAGGGAGGTAATGATACGCTACAGCAAAACGACTCTCAGACTGACAGTGAGAAATCTCCTTGTACCCAGTGA
- the LOC125653961 gene encoding mucin-2-like isoform X1, with protein MEKLLFIYLSMVLIYTNAASTTTSTSSMNDSQSTTAASATSSKYTESPMVDSSTISSTPETHSSTVNTETNSTDRSTAAIVSSTTAAIVSSTTSDVDGTSTEMITNYFPTTGRTTSSILSTASSSSTTPQGTYAPPSTTLTPALNITILNITNPSSSTAYSPQTNTHPLSVSSSSSSSPSGTIEPISSSISPSPPGTIETISSSISSSSPTANQYPTVLTNSVLSSMSTPSSLSGITQFLSSIASNTLTSTHSPSSNIVTSTTIPTTSTSALSAFTSDVPTVSRVSTVSSSIGNNSSSVISSTSSRSTTVHLSPPTSASHSVTLTTTGTSTTAGPTTTTTGTTSTTGPSTSSGTSSTTKTTTTAGPTTTTTGTTSTTGPSTSSGTSSTTKTTTTARTTTTTRPTSTTGTTSTTGPNTSSATTTNPLQRQINYLNGKLSDLETERSDLMIAVVVLGAILCLFFLVLVVVYIRKRRKTSKSPFDMFQIDHMEMARDPVVKQGPIFRPSVASLGDNQQDDSVPLETFSRAEENKQRLSMLQTIKEGINSPAQYTSLTEFPIMENKESSINNTETSKIDGEDTENKNSETSIENKNGATAGGGTDVVVNSGDVSLPLQQGEPPTNTPEDVENIPPPPPHLQESTSMAPNHTESNGQISNVSNGKGGNDTLQQNDSQTDSEKSPCTQ; from the exons ATGGAAAAATTGCTATTTATATACCTAAGCATGGTACTTATATATACAAATGCTGCGTCTACAACGACATCCACTTCTTCAATGAATGACTCTCAAAGTACTACAGCGGCATCAGCAACATCGTCCAAATATACAGAAAGTCCAATGGTAGATTCTAGCACAATTTCCTCGACCCCGGAAACACATTCTTCTACAGTCAATACTGAGACAAACAGCACTGACAGGTCAACTGCAGCCATTGTTTCCTCTACAACTGCAGCCATTGTTTCCTCTACGACTTCAGATGTCGATGGCACCAGTACAGAAATGATAACCAACTATTTTCCAACTACTGGAAGAACAACTTCCTCCATTCTCTCCACCGCTTCATCTTCCTCTACTACTCCACAAGGTACTTATGCTCCTCCATCAACAACATTAACGCCTGCTCTTAACATTACAATACTGAATATAACTAATCCATCCTCATCAACCGCGTATTCACCTCAAACTAACACACACCCTCTCTCCGTGTCATCATCGAGTTCATCATCCCCCTCAGGAACCATCGAACCTATCTCATCCTCAATATCGCCATCTCCTCCAGGAACCATCGAAACTATCTCATCCTCAATATCTTCATCTTCGCCAACTGCTAACCAATATCCCACAGTGTTAACAAATTCTGTACTATCATCCATGTCAACTCCATCGTCACTCTCAGGAATCACACAATTTCTCTCTTCCATAGCATCAAACACTTTAACAAGTACACACTCCCCATCATCAAATATTGTCACTTCCACAACAATACCGACAACGTCGACGTCAGCATTAAGTGCATTTACGTCCGATGTCCCTACAGTAAGTCGCGTGTCAACTGTGTCGTCATCAATAGGTAACAATTCATCAAGTGTAATCTCATCCACCTCATCACGCTCTACCACGGTACATTTATCGCCACCGACGTCAGCTTCCCACTCAG TGACACTCACCACGACAGGGACAAGTACCACTGCAGGGCCAACCACCACCACGACAGGGACAACCTCCACGACAGGACCAAGCACCTCATCAGGGACAAGCTCTACCACAAAGACAACCACCACTGCAGGGCCAACCACCACCACGACAGGGACAACCTCCACGACAGGACCAAGCACCTCATCAGGGACAAGCTCTACCACAAAGACAACCACCACTGCAAGGACAACCACCACAACAAGACCAACCTCCACGACAGGGACAACCTCCACGACTGGACCAAACACCTCATCAGCGACAACTACCAATCCATTACAAAGACAAATCAACTATCTAAATGGCAAACTTTCTG atctGGAGACGGAGAGATCTGATCTGATGATTGCTGTGGTTGTTTTGGGAGCCATTTTATGTCTCTTCTTCCTCGTTCTTGTTGTGGTATACATTAGAAAACG AAGGAAAACATCGAAATCACCGTTTGATATGTTTCAGATAGATCATATGGAAATG gCAAGAGATCCAGTTGTAAAGCAAGGCCCTATTTTCCGACCAAGCGTCGCATCATTGGGGGACAATCAACAGGATGACTCAGTGCCCTTAGAGACCTTCTCCCGTGCAGAGGAAAACAAGCAACGTCTGAGTATGTTACAAACGATCAAAGAGGGTATCAACTCTCCAGCCCAATATACCAGTCTTACTGAATTTCCAATAATGGAAAATAAGGAAAGCAGTATAAACAATACAGAGACCTCGAAAATCGACGGAGAAGACACAGAGAATAAAAATTCAGAAACATCGATAGAGAACAAGAATGGAGCAACAGCGGGAGGGGGTACTGACGTTGTAGTGAATTCCGGTGATGTCTCCTTACCTTTACAGCAGGGTGAACCTCCTACAAATACACCAGAAGATGTGGAAAACATTCCCCCTCCACCACCCCACCTACAGGAATCCACAAGCATGGCTCCAAATCATACTGAAAGCAATGGTCAGATAAGCAATGTATCAAATGGCAAGGGAGGTAATGATACGCTACAGCAAAACGACTCTCAGACTGACAGTGAGAAATCTCCTTGTACCCAGTGA